The genomic segment TGGGCACGCTGATCGGTGGGATTGTGGTGTCGATGTACCTCCCGATCTTCAAGTTGGGACAAGTGGTTTGATGAGCACCGGTTTGCAATGGTTGGACGTGGGTGTATTGGGTTTGCTGGGGCTACTGATCGGCAGCTTCTTGAATGTGGTGGTCCACAGGCTGCCCAAGATGATGGAACAACAATGGGCTGCGGAATATGCCGAGATGGCAGGCAAAGAGCCGCCTGCACAAGCCCCGTTTAACTTGATGGTGCCACGGTCGCGCTGCCCGCACTGCGGCCACCTGATCGCTTGGTACGAAAACATCCCGGTCGTCAGTTATGTGGCTTTGCGCGGCCGTTGCGCTGAATGCAAAAAGCCGATCAGCGTGCGCTACCCGCTTGTTGAGCTGGTGACTGGCGGACTCTTTGGGTTCTGCGCATGGCAATGGGGCTTGTCTGTTACAGCCTTGGTTTGGTGTGTCTTTTGCGCAGCGCTGGTGAGTTTGGCGATGATTGACTGGGACACCACCCTGCTGCCGGATGACATTACGCTGCCCTTGGTATGGCTCGGCTTGGTGGCCTCCGCCCTGGGGTGGACCGCGGTACCCTTGCATACCGCCCTGTGGGGTGCGATTGCGGGGTATTTATCGTTATGGTCGATTTACTGGCTGTTCAAGTTGGTGACTGGCAAGGAAGGCATGGGCTATGGTGACTTCAAGCTGTTTGCCGCGCTGGGTGCATGGTTTGGCTGGCCGGTGTTGATCCCCATGATCTTGTTGGCGTCCGTAATAGGTGCGCTCGTGGGTATTGCGATGAAGTTCACCAGCGGTTTGCGGGAAGGGGGCTATGTGCCCTTTGGGCCATTTCTGGCGGGCGCGGGCTTTGCCGCGTTAATCATCGGGCCTGACACCTTGCGCCAGATGGCCAACTTGTAAGCAGGACCCACAAGATGCGGGTCGGGCTCACAGGTGGTATCGGCAGCGGGAAGAGCACGGTTGCCGCTTTCTTGGGGCAGTGCGGTGCAGCAGTCGTGGATGCCGACGCGATTTCGCGTGCGGCAACTGCCACGGGTGGAAGCGCCATTGCCTCCATCAGCGCCGCATTCGGAACGGACATGATCGATGCCACGGGTGCACTAGACCGGGTAAAAATGCGGGCAAAGGTGTTCCAAGATATTGAGGCCCGCAAGCTGCTGGAGTCCATCATTCACCCACTGGTCGGCGCCGCTATTGAGACTGCCACCCGGGAGGCTCAGACCGGTGGTGCGCGATGTGTGGTGCTGGACATTCCCCTGTTGGTCGAGTCTGCGCATTGGCGGAAGCGGCTCGATAAGGTGCTCGTGGTGGACTGCTCTAACGAGACGCAGATCCGCAGGGTCGTGCAGAGAAACGCACTTCAAGCCCGCGAAGTGCAGGCTGTCATCGATAGCCAAGCCCCACGCCTCACCAGGCTTGCGGCTTCCGACTGTGTGATCTTTAACGAGGACCTGTCTTTGCTGCAACTTGAAGCGGTGACGAGGCAAATGGGCGCAAAGTTCGGGCTATGATCGACCGCCGACCGGAAATACCAGCGTGATCCTTTACGAATACCCCTTCAACGAACGCATCCGCACGTATTTGCGGCTGGAACACTTGTTTCTGCGTCTAGCCGAGTTGATGGGGCGACCTGATCCCCTAGACCACCACTTCGCGTTGACCACCATTTTTGAGGTCATGGACGTGGGTGCACGCGCTGACCTGAAGTCGGATGTACTGAAGGACTTGGACAAGCAAAAGCAGGTGTTGAATGGCTACCGGGGCAACCCCGCGATCTCCGAGGCGGCACTCGACAAAATTGTGAACCAACTCGACCAGTGCTTTACCGACTTGAATGCACTGGCCGGCAAGTCGGGCCAATCGCTCACCGAGAACGACTGGCTAATGAGTATCCGTAGCCGTGTGGGTATCCCGGGAGGCACCTGCGAGTTTGATTTGCCCGCCTACTATGCATGGCAGCACCGTGATGCGACTGCACGACAGCAAGATTTGCAGCGCTGGGCCTCGACACTAGCGCCTTTGGCAGCCTCGATTCACCTGCTCTTGAAGATGCTGCGTGACTCGGGTGCCCCGCAGAAGGTGATGGCGGTCGCTGGGCAATTCCAGCAAAATCTGCCCCAGGGCCGCACTTTCCAACTGCTACGCTTGGCGGTGGACCCTGCCCTACAGGTGATCCCTGAGATCAGCGGTAACCGGCTGATGGTATCTATCCGCTTTATGCGACACGAAGCCGACGACCGGCTGCACTCCAGTGCGCAAGATACGGGCTTTGAACTGACCTTGTGCTCTTGATAGGCGCCGCGCCGAATGACGATGGACTCTCCGATGTTGGTGTCAAACGCAGTTTCGATTTGATACAGCTGTCGAACGCAAACGCGGCGTGGATTTGATACACCGTTGTGTGGGGCGATTGTCTGTTTTGTCTTTGCTTGTCTTTCAAGCAGTCAGTGGCTCGCCACTGACTGCTTGGCGCCCTTAGGCTGCCTGTTCCTCCTGTGTATCAAGGTGACTGCGTTTTCGTTTGAGTAGGGTATTGCTGCTGGCGGCAATCACACCGGCACGCCGCTTATCTTTCAGGCGATAGGAGTCTCCTGAAATCGGGACCACATGGGCGTGGTGGAGCAGTCGGTCAAGTAGCGCCGCTGTCAGCGTGGCATCGTCTGCAAACGTCTGGTCCCATTGCCCAAACGGCAGATTGGAGGTCAGGATGAGACTTCCCACTTCATAGCGTTTGGCAATGACTTGGAACAGAAGATTCGCCTGTTCCCGATTCATGGGAAGGTACCCGACCTCGTCAATGATCAACAGCCGGTAGGGACGCACGATGCGTTTGATAGCCTCTTCCAGGGTGTTCTGCCGTAGTGCCGTGCTCAGTGTCATCAGCAGATCTGCCGCCGTGATGAAACGCGTCTTGATTCCAGCCTGGGTTGCCCTGTAGCCCAAGGCGATGGCCAAGTGGGTTTTGCCCACCCCACTGGCGCCCAGCAAGACCACGTTCTCGCTGCGCTCCACGAAGGCCAGACTGCCAAGCTCCTGTACCAGGGGTTTGGGCACGCCGCTGGCAAACTGGAAGTCAAACTCATCAAGCGTCTTGATGGCGGGGAAGCCCGCTATGCGCGTGAGCATGGCGCGTGTTCTCTCCACTCTGGCTAGAGCCTCGCCACGCAAGGCTTGCTCCAGGAACTCCAGGTACCCCAGCTCTTTCTTGGCCGCCATTTGCCCCAAGTGGGCAAGCTGATCGGGTAAGTTGAGCAGGCGCAGCTGATCACACAGTTCACGCAGTCTTTCCATTTGCAGGCTCATGGTCGTCCTCCTGCTGAGGCTTGGTTGTGCACCAGCGTGTCATACATCGCCAGAGGATGCTGCAGGCCTCGCCATGCCGCGGCTGGAATTGGCCGGACTGCTGCGCCGCTACCGGTGACTTTTTGCAATTGACGCACTGTTCGCCCACTGTAGGCGCTGGGGATGGCCAGCAGATGTGTGCGCTCCTGTTGCAAAGCCAGTGCCGGCACACACCCAGTGGTTCCGTGGATCCGCACATTGGCAACGTCACGCAGCCAGGTGCGCATTTCCCGATTGGCTGTGTCCGCGTCCACCACCAAGCATTGCTGCTTCATACTCGCCACCAATGGCACCCAGAAGCTGCGCCGGATGTAGCCATTCATGCGTTCGACTTTGCCCTTGGTCTTGGCCCGATAGGGCTTGCACACCCGCGGCACAAAGCCATGGTGGTGCGCAAAGTCAGCAAAGGCACCCTGGAACTGGTGCAGGTTCTTGCCGTAGGCGTCACGCTTGAGGATGACGGTCTTCATGTTGTCGTACAGCACTTCACGGGTGACTCCACCAAAGCTCTCGAACGCCCTGACATGGCACGCCAGTAGTGTCTCCAGCTTCATGTCTGTGACAAACTCCGCGAAGGTCGCCCGGCTGTGGCCAAGCGTTGCCACAAACGCCGCCAACATGCCGTCTTTATGCCCAGACTTGCGGAACTCGATCCAGTCCATCTGCATTTGCTCACCGGGCTGGGTCTCGAACCGCACAACCGGATCCGGGCGCGCCTGTGGACGCAACTCCTTGAGGTACTCCTGCAGGATGCGCACGGAGCCCGTATACCCCTGTGCGGCAATCTCACGCTGCAGCACCGTTGCGGGAATCCAATCAGGCTTGGCCGCCTGAATACGTCCAGCCAAGTAGTCCTTGAATGGATCGAGCTTGCTTTTACGTTCCGGCAGTTTCTTCATGGCCGGCGGACCGCCCTCCAAATACTTACGCACCGTGTTGACTGCCATTCCAGTTTGCGCCGATATCTCGCGCAAGCTCAGCCTGTGCTTCCTTAAAACCTTGAGTTCCATGTACTCCTCGTTCGTAATCATTGCCAGTCCCATCCATGGTTCGGATGGCTTGGCACGTTAGTCGAGGTGTATCAATTCCTCACCGCGTTTGCGTGTCATTTTCATACTGCGCGTGACATTGGAAAAGCTGGTGCGCTGCCCCGCGTGTGGTGGCGATAGCGTTTACGGACCGCGCAATCTGTTTCGCCCTTTTTGCAGCGAGCGTTGCAAGAACTTGGACTTGGGTGCTTGGGCGAGCGAGTCGTTCAGAGTGCCCACGGAGGCACCACCCGACGAGGCGCCATTCGGCGACCCGAAACTACAGTAAATCAGCCAATCACCGGCGCAGAATCTGCGCTGGTAGCTCCTGAAACAGTAGCACCCGTGTGATTGCGCTCTGCGGCAAACCAGTCAAGCACCGGGATGGTACCCGGTAAGACAGGCTCTACCGCTACTGGAAGCTGTTGCCACGCAAAGCTCTGGGACTCGCGCATTTCCAGCTCGCCACTCCACTCAAAGACTTTGCAAAAGTGCAGACGCACCAGCGCGTGTGGGTAGTCGACCATTTCAACCCGCCAAGGTAAGGCGGGGCCAATGTGAATGCCGATTTCTTCTATGAGCTCACGACGCAGTGCCTGCTCAATGGTTTCACCCGCTTCGACCTTGCCGCCGGGGAACTCCCAATAGCCTGCGTAGGGCTTGCCTTGGGGCCTGGATGTCAACAAAAACGCACCATCCGGGCGAACCAACACGCCCACGGCAACGTCCACAGCAGGACGGTCTGAACTGCCCGTACGCTGGGCTTGAGGATCAGCGACCAATGGGGTGGATGCCGTCAAGATGCGGCCCGCCCCGAATAATCGCGTGCAAACTGATAGGCGACACGGCCGCTCCGCGCTCCGCGCTCGAGTGCCCACAAGAGGGCCTCAGAGCGGGCAGCCTCAATGGCTGCTGAATCGAAACCCAAGGCGGTCAACCACTGGTTGACGATCGATAGATACTCATCTTGGCTGAATGGGTAAAAGCTTACCCACAGACCAAAGCGCTCAGACAAGGAGATTTTCTCCTCTACCCCTTCGCCGGGATGCACTTCCCCATCTTCGGTGTGCTTGTAGCTCAGGTTGTCGGACATGTATTCGGGCAAAAGATGCCGCCGATTACTGGTCGCATAGATCAACACATTCGGGGTGGAGGCTGCAACGGATCCGTCCAGCACCGACTTCAATGCTTTGTAGCCTGGCTCGCCATCATCAAAGCTCAAATCATCACAAAAGATGATGAATTTTTCCGGCCTTGCCGCAATCAGTTCGATGATGTCTTGGAGATCTATCAGGTCTGCCTTGTCCACCTCGATGAGGCGCAAGCCTGAAGGTGCGTAGGTCTGAAGGCATGCCCGAATAAGAGATGACTTTCCGGTACCGCGGGCACCGGTTAACAAGACATTGTTTGCCAAGCCACCGCGCACAAACTGCGCTGTATTGCGTTGGATTTTTTCCTTTTGGTCGTCAATCTCGCGCAGTGAGTCCAATGACATGGCACCCACATGCTGCACCGGGGAGATAACACCCTGGCCGCCGGACCGGCGACGATACCGGAAGGCGATCGACGCATTCCAATCTGGCGCTGTCAATGAGTGCGGAAGTGAGGCCTCCACACGCTGCATGAACAGTTCAGCCCGCGCGAAGAAGCGCTCTAGTGCATCAGACATCAAGCAATCCCGTTCAGGAGCGATAGTCGGCGTTGATCGTCACGTAGTCGTGGCTGAAGTCGCAGGTCCAGACCGTCTGGCTGGCAGCGCCCCGCCCCAAATGGACGCGCACGGTAATCTCGCTTTGCTTCATGACGCGCTGACCATCCTCCTCACGGTAGGCGGGATTTCGACCACCGCGGGTTGCGACGTGCACATCGTCCAAGAACAGCTCGATGAGTGACTGATCTAAATCCTGGATACCTGCGTAGCCCACGGCAGCAAGAATACGGCCGAGGTTGGGGTCGCTGGCAAAAAATGCGGTTTTCACCAAGGGTGAGTGCGCAATGGCATAGGCCACGAGACGGCACTCCGCTTCGGTTCCGCCACCCTCGACTTGCACGGAAATGAACTTGGTTGCGCCCTCGCCGTCACGGACGATGG from the Rhodoferax potami genome contains:
- a CDS encoding prepilin peptidase; the protein is MSTGLQWLDVGVLGLLGLLIGSFLNVVVHRLPKMMEQQWAAEYAEMAGKEPPAQAPFNLMVPRSRCPHCGHLIAWYENIPVVSYVALRGRCAECKKPISVRYPLVELVTGGLFGFCAWQWGLSVTALVWCVFCAALVSLAMIDWDTTLLPDDITLPLVWLGLVASALGWTAVPLHTALWGAIAGYLSLWSIYWLFKLVTGKEGMGYGDFKLFAALGAWFGWPVLIPMILLASVIGALVGIAMKFTSGLREGGYVPFGPFLAGAGFAALIIGPDTLRQMANL
- the coaE gene encoding dephospho-CoA kinase (Dephospho-CoA kinase (CoaE) performs the final step in coenzyme A biosynthesis.), encoding MRVGLTGGIGSGKSTVAAFLGQCGAAVVDADAISRAATATGGSAIASISAAFGTDMIDATGALDRVKMRAKVFQDIEARKLLESIIHPLVGAAIETATREAQTGGARCVVLDIPLLVESAHWRKRLDKVLVVDCSNETQIRRVVQRNALQAREVQAVIDSQAPRLTRLAASDCVIFNEDLSLLQLEAVTRQMGAKFGL
- the zapD gene encoding cell division protein ZapD: MILYEYPFNERIRTYLRLEHLFLRLAELMGRPDPLDHHFALTTIFEVMDVGARADLKSDVLKDLDKQKQVLNGYRGNPAISEAALDKIVNQLDQCFTDLNALAGKSGQSLTENDWLMSIRSRVGIPGGTCEFDLPAYYAWQHRDATARQQDLQRWASTLAPLAASIHLLLKMLRDSGAPQKVMAVAGQFQQNLPQGRTFQLLRLAVDPALQVIPEISGNRLMVSIRFMRHEADDRLHSSAQDTGFELTLCS
- the istB gene encoding IS21-like element helper ATPase IstB encodes the protein MSLQMERLRELCDQLRLLNLPDQLAHLGQMAAKKELGYLEFLEQALRGEALARVERTRAMLTRIAGFPAIKTLDEFDFQFASGVPKPLVQELGSLAFVERSENVVLLGASGVGKTHLAIALGYRATQAGIKTRFITAADLLMTLSTALRQNTLEEAIKRIVRPYRLLIIDEVGYLPMNREQANLLFQVIAKRYEVGSLILTSNLPFGQWDQTFADDATLTAALLDRLLHHAHVVPISGDSYRLKDKRRAGVIAASSNTLLKRKRSHLDTQEEQAA
- the istA gene encoding IS21 family transposase, with amino-acid sequence MITNEEYMELKVLRKHRLSLREISAQTGMAVNTVRKYLEGGPPAMKKLPERKSKLDPFKDYLAGRIQAAKPDWIPATVLQREIAAQGYTGSVRILQEYLKELRPQARPDPVVRFETQPGEQMQMDWIEFRKSGHKDGMLAAFVATLGHSRATFAEFVTDMKLETLLACHVRAFESFGGVTREVLYDNMKTVILKRDAYGKNLHQFQGAFADFAHHHGFVPRVCKPYRAKTKGKVERMNGYIRRSFWVPLVASMKQQCLVVDADTANREMRTWLRDVANVRIHGTTGCVPALALQQERTHLLAIPSAYSGRTVRQLQKVTGSGAAVRPIPAAAWRGLQHPLAMYDTLVHNQASAGGRP
- a CDS encoding DNA gyrase inhibitor YacG, whose translation is MFILRVTLEKLVRCPACGGDSVYGPRNLFRPFCSERCKNLDLGAWASESFRVPTEAPPDEAPFGDPKLQ
- a CDS encoding NUDIX domain-containing protein; this encodes MTASTPLVADPQAQRTGSSDRPAVDVAVGVLVRPDGAFLLTSRPQGKPYAGYWEFPGGKVEAGETIEQALRRELIEEIGIHIGPALPWRVEMVDYPHALVRLHFCKVFEWSGELEMRESQSFAWQQLPVAVEPVLPGTIPVLDWFAAERNHTGATVSGATSADSAPVIG
- a CDS encoding ATP-binding protein; the protein is MSDALERFFARAELFMQRVEASLPHSLTAPDWNASIAFRYRRRSGGQGVISPVQHVGAMSLDSLREIDDQKEKIQRNTAQFVRGGLANNVLLTGARGTGKSSLIRACLQTYAPSGLRLIEVDKADLIDLQDIIELIAARPEKFIIFCDDLSFDDGEPGYKALKSVLDGSVAASTPNVLIYATSNRRHLLPEYMSDNLSYKHTEDGEVHPGEGVEEKISLSERFGLWVSFYPFSQDEYLSIVNQWLTALGFDSAAIEAARSEALLWALERGARSGRVAYQFARDYSGRAAS